CCGGCCGGGACTGGCCCTGGGGTACGTCGTCGGCACCCTCGGCGCCGCGCTGTGCGTCGTCGCGGGTGTGGTGTCGTCGTACCCCCTGCTGATCGCGGCGGCCGTCCTGCTCGGTGCGACCACGGCGGCCAACAGCCAGTCGCGGTACGCCGCCACCGACCTCGCGACCGCCGACCAGCGCGCCCGGCACCTGTCGATCGTGGTCTGGGCGACGACCATCGGGGCGGTCGCCGGACCGAACCTCGCCGGCCCCGCGGGCGACCTGGCGGCGGCCTGGGACATCCCCGAGCTGACCGGACCGTTCGTGCTGGGTGCCGTCGGGATGGCGGTGGCGGCACTGGTGATCCTCGTCGGTCTGCGACCCGACCCGCTGCTGCTGGCGCGCGACCTGGCACGGGGCGGCTCTGCCGCTGCGCCGGCGCCGGCGGTCGTCCCGCCGGCGTCCGACATCGTGGAGCCGGAGCGCGAGGCGGCCCTGCCGGACGCCACCGCGACGGTCGGCCCGACGGCCGAGGTCGGCGAGCTGGCGCGGCGCCCACGGCGGGCGCGGGGGATGGCCGCGCTGCGCGAGCGGCCCGCGGTGGCGGCGGCCGTCGCCGGGATGGCGCTGGCGCACGCGACGATGGTCGCGGTGATGATCATGACGCCGCTGCACATGGATCACGGCGGCGCCGGACTGGAGGTCATCGGTCTGGTCATCAGCATCCACGTGCTGGGGATGTATGCCCTGTCGCCGCTGGTCGGGTGGGCCGTCGACCGGCTCGGCGCGCCGCTCGTGCTCGCTGGGGGAGCAGTCGTGCTCCTCGTCTCGCTCGTGCTGGCGGGGCTCTCGGCCCAGGGCGCCTCGGTCCAGATCACCCTCGGTCTGCTGCTTCTCGGGGTCGGCTGGTCCTGCGCGACGGTCGCGGCCTCGACGCTGCTGACGGCCGAGACACCGCTCGAGGTCCGCACCGAGGTGCAGGGGATCGCGGACCTCGTCATGGGCCTGACCGCCGCGGCCGCCGGAGCACTGGCCGGCGTGATCGTGGGCAGCTTCGGCTTCGGGTTGCTCAACGTGTTCGGCGCGGTCCTGGCCGCCGGCGTCGCGGTGGCGGCGGCCGTCGCGGCGCGCCACACGACACGCCGCCCCGTGTGATCGCATCGAACACCTGTTCGGGCTAGGCTCGGTGCACAGCCCACGTCGGCGGTCCTCGCATCCACGGGGTCACCCGCTGCGACCGGCAGTGTCGGTGCCCCCACCTAGGGTCGCCACCGCACCTGAAGAGCACCCGCTCACCACTGATTCACACTGACCGCAGACGGCGAAGAGGACGGAAGCACCATGGCTGCAGGAGACCGCGAGAAGGCCCTCGAGGCCGCACTGGCCAACATCGACAAGCAGTACGGCAAGGGCTCGGTCATGCGGCTGGGCGACGACACCCGCCCGCCGCTGGAGGTCATCCCGACCGGCGCGATCGCGCTCGACGTCGCGCTCGGCATCGGTGGCCTGCCGCGCGGTCGCGTGGTGGAGATCTACGGCCCGGAGTCCTCCGGCAAGACGACCGTCGCCCTCCACGCCGTCGCCAGCGCCCAGGCGGCCGGCGGCATCGTCGCCTTCATCGACGCCGAGCACGCCCTCGACCCGGAGTACGCCAAGAACCTCGGCGTCGACACCGACGCGCTGCTGGTCTCCCAGCCCGACTCCGGTGAGCAGGCCCTCGAGATCGCCGACATGCTGATCCGCTCCGGCGCGCTCGACCTGATCGTCATCGACTCCGTGGCCGCGCTCGTGCCGCGCGCCGAGATCGAGGGCGAGATGGGCGACAGCCACGTCGGTCTGCAGGCCCGGCTGATGAGCCAGGCGCTGCGCAAGATGACCGGTGCGCTCAACAACTCCGGCACGACCGCGATCTTCATCAACCAGCTGCGCGAGAAGATCGGCGTCATGTTCGGCTCGCCCGAGACCACCACCGGTGGCCGCGCGCTGAAGTTCTACTCCTCGGTGCGCCTCGATGTGCGGCGCATCGAGACACTCAAGGACGGCACCGACATGGTCGGCAACCGCACCCGCGTCAAGGTCGTGAAGAACAAGGTCGCTCCGCCGTTCAAGCAGGCCGAGTTCGACATCATGTATGGCAAGGGCATCAGCCGTGAGGGCGGCCTGATCGACGTCGGCGTCGAGGCGGGCCTGGTCCGCAAGGCCGGCGCTTGGTACACCTACGAGGGCGACCAGCTCGGTCAGGGCAAGGAGAACGCGCGCAACTTCCTGCGCGACAACCCCGACCTGGCCAACGAGCTCGAGAAGAAGATCCTCGAGAAGCTCGGCGTCACCCCGCAGGTCGACGTCGAGGCCGCCGAGGAGCCGACGGGCATCGACTTCTGAGTCGGTCCCCGCGCAGCGACCGGTCCATGCAGCCCGACCAGCAGCCGCCGCCCGACCCGGAGTCGGAGGTCCCCGAGGCCGACCCGGAGTCGGTCGCGCGCACCATCTTGTTGGACGCGCTGACCGGCCGGGCCCGCTCGCGCTCCGAGCTCGCCGATCTCCTCGCGCGCAAGAACGTGCCGACGGAGATCGGGGAGCGGCTGCTCGACCGGTTCACCGAGGTGGGT
The nucleotide sequence above comes from Nocardioides massiliensis. Encoded proteins:
- a CDS encoding MFS transporter, which translates into the protein MSAPRQQQAQHQMQHRVQRRTLATLVGGQAFGGVGITIGVATAALLAEEVSGSPELAGLVQTAQVLGAALAAYVLARVMGRSGRRPGLALGYVVGTLGAALCVVAGVVSSYPLLIAAAVLLGATTAANSQSRYAATDLATADQRARHLSIVVWATTIGAVAGPNLAGPAGDLAAAWDIPELTGPFVLGAVGMAVAALVILVGLRPDPLLLARDLARGGSAAAPAPAVVPPASDIVEPEREAALPDATATVGPTAEVGELARRPRRARGMAALRERPAVAAAVAGMALAHATMVAVMIMTPLHMDHGGAGLEVIGLVISIHVLGMYALSPLVGWAVDRLGAPLVLAGGAVVLLVSLVLAGLSAQGASVQITLGLLLLGVGWSCATVAASTLLTAETPLEVRTEVQGIADLVMGLTAAAAGALAGVIVGSFGFGLLNVFGAVLAAGVAVAAAVAARHTTRRPV
- the recA gene encoding recombinase RecA, which gives rise to MAAGDREKALEAALANIDKQYGKGSVMRLGDDTRPPLEVIPTGAIALDVALGIGGLPRGRVVEIYGPESSGKTTVALHAVASAQAAGGIVAFIDAEHALDPEYAKNLGVDTDALLVSQPDSGEQALEIADMLIRSGALDLIVIDSVAALVPRAEIEGEMGDSHVGLQARLMSQALRKMTGALNNSGTTAIFINQLREKIGVMFGSPETTTGGRALKFYSSVRLDVRRIETLKDGTDMVGNRTRVKVVKNKVAPPFKQAEFDIMYGKGISREGGLIDVGVEAGLVRKAGAWYTYEGDQLGQGKENARNFLRDNPDLANELEKKILEKLGVTPQVDVEAAEEPTGIDF